From one Rhizobium lentis genomic stretch:
- a CDS encoding lipopolysaccharide biosynthesis protein, translating to MAVIETAEKLLPAGLRPIGGRTLRMLAAVLTEGGEKATAQRMALTAFSIRILSAALAFISQIVLARLMGEYEYGVFVFVWVLVVMVGDLSCLGFHTAIVRFLPQYKAAGAFDEIRGLTGTARVFALLSGTAMLAAGMLGLHFFGDTIEAYYLVPIFLGLLAMPMIALGDILEGTSRANHWAVMALSPVYIIRPILIIAFMLIAIAMGAPHTAVTAMQAALAATFVTALGQYGATLYRLRRHFDEGPRKVDFLAWLSVAFPIFLIEGVSFLLTNSDVVVVGIFLEPHDVAIYFAAAKTMALVHFINFSVKAAAGPRFSAIIAEGDHAQLASAAADAARWTFWPALGVGLAVLAAGHLLLSLFGGAFTAGYLVMAILLAGILAKSLVGPAETLLMMAGKQNLCVALYAGALTANVSLNLALIPDYGIEGTAIATASAMAVEAILLHVAVRRALGIVLFAFTSPSAATPEMRVR from the coding sequence ATGGCAGTCATAGAAACAGCGGAGAAACTGCTGCCGGCGGGTCTGCGCCCGATCGGCGGGCGTACGCTGCGCATGCTTGCGGCCGTGCTCACCGAGGGTGGGGAGAAGGCCACCGCCCAGCGCATGGCGCTGACGGCCTTCTCGATCCGTATCCTCAGTGCCGCGCTCGCCTTTATCTCCCAGATCGTCCTCGCCCGGCTGATGGGCGAATATGAGTATGGCGTCTTCGTTTTCGTCTGGGTGCTGGTCGTCATGGTTGGCGATCTCTCCTGTCTGGGCTTTCACACCGCCATTGTCCGTTTTCTGCCGCAGTACAAGGCGGCAGGCGCCTTCGACGAAATCCGCGGGCTGACCGGCACGGCACGGGTTTTCGCACTGCTTTCGGGCACGGCGATGCTCGCGGCCGGCATGCTCGGACTGCACTTCTTCGGCGATACGATCGAGGCCTATTATCTCGTCCCGATCTTCCTCGGCCTGCTGGCCATGCCGATGATTGCACTCGGCGATATTCTGGAAGGCACCTCGCGGGCGAACCATTGGGCGGTGATGGCGCTGAGCCCGGTCTATATCATCCGCCCGATCCTCATCATCGCCTTCATGCTGATCGCGATTGCCATGGGCGCCCCGCATACGGCCGTCACGGCGATGCAGGCAGCGCTTGCCGCCACCTTCGTCACTGCCCTCGGCCAATATGGCGCAACCCTCTACCGCCTGCGCCGGCATTTCGACGAAGGCCCGCGCAAGGTCGATTTCCTCGCCTGGCTCAGTGTCGCCTTCCCGATCTTCCTGATCGAGGGCGTGAGTTTCCTGCTCACCAATTCCGATGTCGTCGTCGTCGGCATTTTCCTCGAGCCGCACGACGTCGCCATTTATTTCGCCGCCGCCAAGACCATGGCGCTGGTTCATTTCATCAATTTCTCGGTGAAGGCCGCCGCCGGCCCGCGCTTTTCCGCGATCATCGCCGAAGGTGATCATGCCCAGCTCGCGAGCGCCGCCGCCGACGCAGCCCGTTGGACCTTCTGGCCGGCGCTCGGCGTCGGTCTTGCCGTGCTGGCGGCCGGCCATTTGCTGTTGTCGCTGTTCGGCGGCGCGTTCACCGCAGGTTATCTCGTCATGGCGATCCTGCTCGCCGGCATCCTCGCCAAATCGCTGGTCGGTCCCGCCGAGACGCTGCTGATGATGGCGGGCAAGCAGAATCTCTGCGTCGCGCTCTATGCCGGCGCCCTCACCGCCAATGTCAGCCTCAACCTCGCATTGATCCCGGATTATGGCATCGAAGGCACTGCGATCGCCACGGCCTCGGCGATGGCGGTTGAGGCCATCCTTCTGCATGTCGCCGTGCGCCGTGCGCTCGGCATCGTCCTCTTCGCCTTCACCAGCCCCTCCGCCGCAACGCCAGAAATGAGAGTTCGATAG
- a CDS encoding GNAT family N-acetyltransferase, translating to MVRLPPVTESTDSISNRMIHDLAALHFEAPQAEARAEIGRPGRELCLYPGKLGYELQDELDFLSNRAMEPNVFFSGRFLAPAMPRIEDRQVNFALIRDHNDSRSRMRFLLPFSVDKPGFAVGPSIIRGWSNSFGPLGTPLVDSEDAAETLDNFFEGLTVPDLNLPSTLVLPDLRLNGIFVRMLKAVALSRNLPLTVTNPYLRPMLQSEEEAPAYLGKTISSSHMREMRRQWRLLEEQGTAVYAVARQPRDVHIRFEEFLAMEAGGWKGKRRSALVTDRYHTAFAREAVWNLAAVDAVRIHTIDLNGKAIAAIVVLMMGGEAYTWKTAYDENYARYSPGKLLMSELTEWHLDDANIVRSDSCAVSDHPIMSRFWQEREEMGTLVIGLTQNGDRDMRQAAAQLHMYRSTRNMAKMLREKIMSLAGRG from the coding sequence ATGGTGCGCCTGCCCCCCGTCACCGAAAGCACCGACAGCATCAGCAACCGGATGATTCATGATCTCGCGGCGCTGCATTTCGAAGCGCCGCAGGCCGAGGCCCGTGCCGAGATCGGCCGGCCGGGGCGCGAACTCTGCCTCTATCCCGGCAAGCTCGGCTACGAACTTCAGGACGAGCTCGACTTCCTCTCCAACCGGGCGATGGAACCGAACGTCTTTTTCTCCGGCCGCTTCCTCGCACCCGCGATGCCACGGATCGAAGACCGGCAGGTGAACTTCGCCCTGATCCGCGACCACAATGACAGCCGCAGCCGCATGCGCTTCCTCCTGCCGTTTTCGGTCGATAAACCGGGCTTTGCCGTCGGCCCCTCGATCATCCGCGGCTGGTCGAACAGCTTCGGCCCGCTCGGCACGCCGCTGGTCGACAGCGAAGATGCGGCCGAAACCCTCGACAATTTCTTCGAGGGTCTCACCGTTCCCGATCTCAACCTGCCGAGCACCCTGGTCTTGCCGGATCTGAGATTGAACGGAATTTTCGTGCGCATGCTCAAGGCCGTGGCGCTCAGCCGCAATCTTCCGCTGACGGTGACCAATCCCTATCTGCGTCCGATGCTGCAGAGCGAGGAAGAAGCGCCCGCCTACCTCGGCAAAACCATCTCCTCCTCGCATATGCGCGAGATGCGCCGCCAGTGGCGGCTGCTGGAGGAACAGGGAACGGCGGTCTACGCCGTCGCCCGCCAGCCGCGTGACGTCCATATCCGCTTCGAGGAATTCCTGGCAATGGAGGCCGGCGGCTGGAAGGGCAAGCGGCGAAGCGCGCTCGTCACCGATCGTTATCATACCGCCTTCGCCCGCGAGGCGGTGTGGAACCTTGCCGCCGTCGACGCCGTGCGCATCCATACGATCGATCTCAACGGCAAGGCGATCGCCGCCATCGTCGTTTTGATGATGGGTGGCGAGGCCTATACCTGGAAGACCGCCTATGACGAGAACTATGCCCGCTATTCGCCGGGCAAGCTCTTGATGAGCGAACTCACGGAATGGCATCTCGACGACGCCAATATCGTGCGCTCGGATTCCTGCGCCGTTTCCGATCATCCGATCATGAGCCGCTTCTGGCAGGAGCGCGAGGAGATGGGCACGCTGGTCATCGGCCTAACCCAGAACGGCGACCGCGACATGCGCCAGGCGGCCGCGCAGCTTCACATGTACCGCAGCACCCGCAACATGGCAAAGATGCTGCGTGAGAAGATCATGTCGCTCGCTGGCCGAGGTTAG